The Methylomonas koyamae genome has a segment encoding these proteins:
- a CDS encoding TonB-dependent receptor, whose protein sequence is MYRPRSARRAALFPKTLLAVGLEVALGLAWADAMAEPAPETTDTAIVAAAEDVKPATKAANKGKKSEKSEELEAVQVEEDGRGKNLIGIAGSASQGEVSQKQFENRPFSRNGELVEVVPGAIATQHSGSGKANQYFLRGFNLDHGTDFTTFVDGIPMNMTTHAHGQGYMDINSIIPELVKKVEYGKGPYYAEVGDFSAAGYAKMFTMDKLDQGILKFTAGSFDYYRTLVANSMKVGDGDLLYAGEFNLYDGVWQVPEDSKKFNGQLRYTLGGDDWGLSINGKAYTNSWTATNQIPQAAIDNGSLGLYGSMDPTDGGKTNRYSLSGSFWNQGDNWKNDANIYALYTDLDLYSNFSGFTRGAGGDQILQTEQRVQTGGHFEHTRYNKLFGFEMDNSVGLQFRNDQIMGLGLYETEARRIMNTVSRSNVGVTTVGTYFKNTTHWHDKVRTIAGLRGDFINNDVEVLDNRNQDPAINAANSGSRGKVMVSPKISLVLGPWADTEFFFNAGYGYHSNDARGTTLQANPNDGSPVDAAAARIRPAAWSRGGEAGIRSNYVPGLNSTFALWWLESSQELVFVGDEGTTDVTGKSHRYGVELTNYYKPFDWLTLDADFALTTAKYADSNLYIPNSVGRVVSTGATIEAPNGLFGSIRLRHFGRVYLDRDPNTNVDYWSGDTNIVNLSAGYKQKRYKFEIDVFNILGSQSNDIAYAYESAYPNGSANQFGLLKHPVEPRMFRGTITINF, encoded by the coding sequence ATGTACCGACCACGCTCTGCCCGGCGCGCCGCGCTGTTCCCGAAAACCCTGTTGGCCGTCGGCCTGGAAGTTGCCCTCGGTTTGGCTTGGGCCGACGCAATGGCCGAGCCGGCGCCGGAAACGACCGATACCGCAATCGTGGCCGCAGCCGAAGATGTCAAGCCGGCAACTAAAGCCGCCAACAAAGGCAAAAAATCGGAAAAGTCCGAAGAACTGGAAGCCGTGCAAGTCGAGGAAGACGGCCGCGGCAAAAATCTGATCGGCATCGCCGGCTCGGCCTCGCAAGGCGAGGTCAGCCAGAAGCAATTCGAAAACCGGCCGTTCTCGCGCAACGGCGAACTGGTCGAAGTCGTGCCCGGCGCGATCGCGACCCAGCACAGCGGCTCCGGCAAGGCCAACCAATACTTCCTGCGCGGCTTCAACCTGGACCACGGTACCGACTTCACCACCTTCGTCGACGGCATTCCGATGAACATGACCACCCACGCCCACGGCCAGGGTTACATGGACATCAACAGCATCATTCCCGAGTTGGTGAAAAAGGTCGAATACGGCAAGGGTCCGTATTACGCCGAGGTCGGCGACTTCTCGGCCGCCGGTTACGCCAAGATGTTCACGATGGACAAACTGGATCAGGGCATTTTGAAATTCACCGCCGGCTCGTTCGATTACTACCGTACTCTGGTCGCCAATTCGATGAAAGTCGGCGACGGCGATTTACTCTATGCCGGCGAATTCAACCTGTACGACGGCGTCTGGCAAGTGCCGGAAGACTCGAAGAAATTCAACGGCCAGTTGCGTTACACGCTGGGCGGCGACGATTGGGGCTTATCGATCAACGGTAAGGCCTACACCAACAGCTGGACCGCCACCAACCAGATTCCGCAGGCGGCAATCGACAACGGCAGCCTCGGACTTTACGGCTCCATGGACCCGACCGACGGCGGTAAAACCAATCGCTACAGCCTGTCCGGCAGCTTCTGGAACCAAGGCGACAATTGGAAAAACGACGCCAATATCTATGCGCTGTATACCGACCTGGACCTGTATTCCAATTTCAGCGGCTTTACCCGCGGTGCCGGCGGCGACCAGATTCTGCAAACCGAACAACGGGTACAGACCGGCGGCCATTTCGAGCATACCCGTTACAACAAATTGTTCGGTTTCGAGATGGATAACAGCGTCGGCCTGCAATTCCGCAACGACCAGATCATGGGCCTGGGGCTTTACGAAACCGAGGCGAGGCGGATTATGAACACCGTCAGCCGCAGCAACGTCGGCGTGACCACGGTCGGCACTTATTTCAAAAACACCACCCATTGGCACGACAAGGTGCGCACCATCGCCGGTTTGCGCGGCGATTTCATCAACAACGACGTCGAGGTGCTGGACAACCGTAACCAAGACCCGGCAATCAACGCCGCCAACTCCGGCAGCCGCGGCAAGGTTATGGTCAGCCCGAAAATCAGCTTGGTTTTGGGGCCGTGGGCGGATACCGAGTTTTTCTTTAACGCCGGTTACGGTTACCACTCCAACGATGCGCGCGGCACCACGTTGCAAGCCAATCCGAACGATGGCAGTCCGGTGGATGCGGCCGCCGCTCGGATACGCCCTGCCGCCTGGTCGCGCGGCGGCGAGGCCGGCATCCGCAGCAATTACGTGCCGGGCCTGAACAGCACCTTCGCGCTGTGGTGGCTGGAATCCAGCCAGGAGCTGGTGTTCGTCGGCGACGAAGGCACTACCGACGTCACAGGCAAATCGCACCGTTACGGCGTCGAACTGACCAACTACTACAAACCGTTCGACTGGCTGACGCTGGATGCCGACTTTGCGCTGACCACCGCCAAATACGCCGACAGCAATCTGTACATCCCGAACTCGGTAGGCCGCGTGGTGTCCACCGGCGCCACTATCGAAGCTCCGAACGGCTTGTTCGGCTCGATTCGCTTGCGTCACTTCGGCCGGGTCTATCTGGACCGCGATCCGAACACCAACGTCGATTATTGGTCCGGCGACACCAACATCGTCAACCTCAGCGCGGGCTACAAACAGAAACGTTATAAATTCGAGATCGACGTATTCAACATCCTCGGTTCGCAAAGCAACGACATCGCCTATGCCTACGAGTCGGCATATCCGAACGGTTCTGCCAACCAGTTCGGCCTGTTGAAGCATCCGGTCGAGCCGCGCATGTTCCGCGGCACGATAACGATCAATTTCTGA
- a CDS encoding copper resistance CopC family protein, with the protein MPKLIKLAVSVLLALASPASIAEGVLLKSDPKHNAEVANFDGTVKFWFSGNVGERSPSVVVVDGQGKRVDNGDTRLVLGERHRLTATTQPLPPGPYAVRYRVITEDGLVVSGISKFTVVAAAASTEAKP; encoded by the coding sequence ATGCCTAAATTAATAAAGCTAGCCGTCTCGGTATTGTTGGCATTGGCCAGCCCGGCCAGCATTGCCGAGGGCGTATTGCTGAAGTCCGACCCGAAACACAACGCTGAAGTGGCCAATTTCGACGGCACGGTCAAATTCTGGTTCAGCGGCAATGTCGGCGAGCGCTCGCCGTCGGTGGTTGTGGTCGATGGCCAAGGCAAACGGGTCGACAACGGCGACACCCGCCTGGTTTTGGGCGAGCGCCACCGGCTGACGGCGACGACGCAGCCGCTGCCCCCCGGTCCTTACGCCGTCCGCTACCGGGTGATCACCGAAGACGGGTTGGTGGTCAGCGGCATCTCCAAGTTTACCGTCGTCGCCGCAGCGGCGAGTACGGAGGCCAAACCATGA
- a CDS encoding HupE/UreJ family protein, which produces MTLRRSRTRSELSPSWLRLLGFGLPLLAVAALFGEHFFGLDTLGWSNGFNHPLAGWDHLLAMLAVGIWAAQLRGQAVWMLPLAFVGVMSLGGLAGAAGITIPSVEGIILLSCAVFALLITRKIRFSSKINVLIVAFFAFFHGFAHGQEISTSASLISYTLGFMLATLLLHGAGILVAKLAVLAATFLLTAMFSQSVWAKAGPAETAEPTDVAHWSADAAFYSANPAGYRGRGLDAAGAAWDSQACTSAVASHRANAPIVKAAAGVSGTFAHVVSVARSVLPAAGVYWAEWADLAGNGLSGFKQRFPDINQTPGTQLLSSGVGRTSPPFAVSARLAPIFSAFRCIPALSAVAVQQLRAGSFRAIPKPNLFTCAGPTPAMVLPGAFIPPAAPVAGLPLTTGSGRTLFQSQADDSADAALSLNHSLAGVFAASANASKLQTGIRPVLTTKTTATIFAL; this is translated from the coding sequence ATGACATTACGCCGTTCCCGCACCCGATCCGAATTGTCGCCCTCATGGCTGCGGCTGCTCGGCTTCGGCTTGCCGTTACTGGCGGTCGCGGCCTTATTCGGTGAGCATTTTTTCGGCTTGGATACGTTGGGCTGGAGCAACGGCTTCAACCATCCGCTGGCCGGTTGGGACCATTTACTGGCAATGTTGGCGGTCGGTATTTGGGCCGCACAATTGCGCGGCCAAGCCGTCTGGATGCTGCCGCTGGCCTTCGTCGGCGTGATGAGTCTGGGCGGTTTGGCCGGCGCGGCCGGAATAACGATACCCAGCGTCGAAGGCATCATTCTGCTGTCTTGCGCGGTATTCGCGCTACTGATTACGCGCAAGATTCGCTTCAGCAGCAAAATCAACGTGCTGATCGTCGCTTTCTTCGCCTTCTTCCACGGTTTTGCCCACGGCCAGGAAATTTCGACTTCCGCCAGCCTGATTTCTTATACGCTGGGCTTTATGTTGGCGACTTTGCTGCTGCACGGCGCCGGGATTTTGGTCGCCAAATTGGCGGTGTTGGCCGCCACTTTTCTGCTGACCGCGATGTTTTCGCAATCCGTATGGGCCAAAGCCGGCCCGGCCGAAACGGCGGAACCCACGGATGTCGCCCATTGGAGCGCGGACGCGGCGTTTTACTCCGCCAATCCGGCCGGCTACCGCGGCCGAGGGCTGGACGCTGCCGGCGCCGCCTGGGATTCCCAGGCTTGCACCAGCGCCGTGGCGAGCCATCGCGCCAACGCGCCGATAGTTAAAGCGGCCGCCGGGGTTTCCGGCACATTCGCTCATGTCGTTTCGGTCGCGCGTAGCGTATTGCCGGCGGCGGGTGTTTACTGGGCGGAGTGGGCCGATTTGGCCGGCAACGGTCTGAGCGGATTCAAACAACGCTTTCCGGATATCAACCAAACTCCGGGTACCCAATTGCTCAGCAGCGGTGTCGGTCGCACCTCGCCGCCGTTTGCCGTTTCCGCCCGCCTCGCCCCGATTTTCTCCGCATTTCGCTGTATCCCCGCTCTATCCGCTGTAGCCGTTCAGCAACTCCGCGCCGGTTCTTTCCGCGCCATCCCGAAGCCAAATTTATTTACCTGCGCCGGCCCGACGCCTGCCATGGTTCTGCCTGGCGCATTTATACCCCCCGCCGCGCCTGTTGCCGGCCTGCCGCTTACGACAGGCTCAGGCCGCACGCTATTTCAAAGCCAAGCCGACGATTCAGCCGACGCCGCCTTATCCCTGAACCATTCGCTCGCCGGCGTATTCGCCGCAAGCGCCAACGCATCCAAACTCCAAACCGGCATAAGACCGGTGTTAACAACAAAAACGACCGCAACGATATTCGCACTATGA
- a CDS encoding HupE/UreJ family protein, whose product MNKSLKHFLLTISTFSAGSMPAYAHPFHWASESIGFDSGLLHPFSSSDHLLTMLAVGLWICRSGGGRAVVSLGSAFLMLLLLGAGLALIPLEIAHAETLMYASVLVLGLLLASGRKLHWALSLPVISGVAVSHGYVHTYDIWLDADALGYTAGFTVATLMLLAIGVAANLGIAALLAGQARRSSTRIN is encoded by the coding sequence ATGAATAAGTCCCTCAAGCATTTCTTGCTAACGATATCAACGTTTTCGGCCGGCTCGATGCCGGCCTATGCGCACCCTTTCCATTGGGCAAGCGAATCCATCGGTTTCGACAGCGGATTGCTGCATCCTTTTTCCAGCTCTGACCACCTTTTGACGATGCTTGCGGTCGGTTTGTGGATATGCCGCAGCGGCGGTGGCCGAGCTGTCGTATCGCTGGGGTCGGCGTTCCTGATGCTGCTGTTGTTGGGCGCGGGTCTGGCTTTAATTCCGCTGGAGATTGCCCACGCTGAAACGCTGATGTACGCGAGCGTTTTGGTTTTGGGGCTGCTACTGGCGTCGGGGCGGAAATTGCACTGGGCGCTGTCTTTGCCGGTGATTAGCGGCGTCGCGGTAAGCCACGGTTATGTCCATACCTACGATATTTGGCTGGATGCCGATGCACTGGGTTATACCGCCGGCTTTACAGTGGCGACTTTAATGCTGTTGGCCATCGGCGTTGCCGCAAATCTCGGCATCGCGGCGTTACTGGCCGGGCAAGCCCGGCGGAGCTCAACCCGAATAAATTAA
- a CDS encoding DUF2149 domain-containing protein codes for MRYLRRSNLHRNSEPLEDPIAGVANLFDASVVFIVSMMVALFMAYNMMDLMNPESTVTMTKQNADGTMEIVSKKGSQIKVSKVTDRKLSGSGERLGTAYRLNDGKVVYVPE; via the coding sequence ATGCGCTATCTGAGACGCTCTAATCTGCACCGAAACAGCGAGCCGTTGGAAGATCCGATCGCCGGCGTCGCCAACCTGTTCGACGCCAGCGTGGTGTTCATCGTCAGCATGATGGTGGCCTTGTTCATGGCCTACAACATGATGGATTTGATGAACCCGGAATCGACGGTGACGATGACCAAGCAGAACGCAGACGGCACGATGGAAATCGTCAGCAAGAAAGGCTCGCAAATCAAGGTATCCAAAGTCACCGACCGCAAGCTCAGCGGTTCCGGCGAGCGTTTGGGCACCGCGTACCGGTTGAACGACGGCAAGGTGGTTTATGTACCTGAATAA
- a CDS encoding TonB-dependent receptor family protein yields MQKQHGWLPTLLLSLMAQGVAAAEPDPQTNSSGNQADTLTSVEVVESVEKAATFSGSTSVISKDTLERDQVFTVNEALRKAPGVYVRDEEGFGLRPNIAFRGQNPFRSTKVLFLEDGIPFNFAPYGDNDIYYHPPVERYDGIEIYKGADLTQFGPQTINGAVNYLTPKVPTTPGGFVSFTGGNRDYLNGHTRYGGMVKNVQGLDAIGGVADYIHKEGMESHDNTFAVVDDANLKSIIDFDARNRLTLRGDFYHQDEQGAAFGLTDAEYRKLGARYNPDKNANFTNDRWSTSATYEHSFNNDVTLEASFYWSAYERNWWRQQNEFPTENQCVGRGIDSYVTDRQNGIPVDMDLCNYNSGRLRNYETWGVAPTLHAKHDLFGIESQLDAGFRAHFENQYRRFIRGSTADARDASNPNGGTYRQLTENNERFADAYSGFVQNKFIWNDWTFTPGVRVESVSYERKNLLNGAQGQSSLTEILPSFAMTYSPIDNAELFFGIHRGFAPPRVEDAVYNDTGGSAEVGAEISWNTEFGIRARPLHGVKTELTYFHNDFDSLTVLGTVGGGTVPVAQGKALYEGIELMARADFGDVFNWTHNPYAQIAYMWLPTAETTQAFRCVPLSSGAYPASCPGGNVFGSAPGKRAPYAPESLLTATLGYSHPTGFDAHLEAAFVSEQYADFLNLDNGADHPNGAASNEALGGSYGKINDYVVVNFATSYKVQKDLTLYVSMKNLLDNTYIVDRVRGIQPGMPRLVQAGFKYEF; encoded by the coding sequence ATGCAAAAACAACATGGATGGCTGCCGACTTTGCTGTTGAGCCTGATGGCTCAAGGCGTTGCCGCAGCCGAACCCGACCCGCAAACCAACTCGTCCGGCAATCAGGCCGATACTTTAACCAGCGTTGAGGTGGTGGAAAGCGTCGAGAAAGCCGCGACCTTTTCCGGCTCGACCTCGGTAATCAGCAAAGACACTTTGGAACGCGACCAGGTATTCACCGTCAACGAAGCCTTGCGCAAGGCCCCCGGCGTCTATGTGCGCGACGAGGAGGGCTTTGGTTTGCGGCCGAACATTGCCTTTCGCGGCCAGAATCCGTTCCGTTCCACCAAGGTGTTGTTTTTGGAAGACGGCATTCCGTTCAACTTCGCGCCCTACGGCGACAACGACATCTACTATCACCCGCCGGTCGAACGTTACGACGGCATCGAGATTTACAAGGGCGCCGATTTGACCCAGTTCGGCCCGCAAACCATCAACGGCGCGGTCAATTATCTGACGCCCAAGGTACCCACCACGCCGGGCGGTTTCGTCAGTTTTACCGGCGGCAACCGCGATTATCTGAACGGCCACACCCGCTACGGCGGGATGGTCAAGAACGTTCAGGGCCTGGATGCCATCGGCGGCGTGGCCGATTATATTCACAAGGAGGGCATGGAAAGCCACGACAATACCTTTGCCGTGGTCGACGACGCCAATCTGAAAAGCATCATCGACTTCGACGCCCGCAACCGCTTGACCCTGCGCGGCGATTTCTATCATCAGGACGAACAAGGCGCGGCCTTTGGTTTGACCGACGCCGAATACCGCAAGCTGGGCGCGCGTTACAACCCGGACAAGAACGCCAATTTTACTAACGACCGCTGGTCCACCTCGGCTACTTACGAGCACAGTTTCAACAACGACGTGACGCTGGAAGCCAGTTTTTACTGGTCGGCTTACGAGCGCAACTGGTGGCGGCAGCAGAACGAATTTCCAACCGAGAACCAGTGCGTGGGGCGAGGCATAGACAGTTATGTGACGGATCGGCAAAACGGTATTCCGGTCGATATGGATTTGTGCAACTACAACTCAGGCCGTTTGCGCAACTACGAAACCTGGGGCGTGGCACCGACCTTGCACGCCAAGCACGACCTGTTCGGCATCGAAAGCCAGTTGGACGCTGGGTTCCGAGCGCATTTCGAGAATCAATATCGGCGCTTTATTCGCGGCAGTACGGCGGATGCACGCGACGCGAGCAATCCCAACGGCGGCACTTACCGCCAACTGACCGAGAATAACGAGCGGTTTGCCGACGCCTACTCCGGCTTTGTGCAAAACAAATTCATCTGGAACGATTGGACTTTCACGCCGGGCGTTCGCGTCGAGTCGGTCAGTTACGAGCGCAAGAATTTGCTGAACGGCGCGCAAGGCCAAAGCAGCCTGACCGAAATCCTGCCGTCGTTCGCGATGACTTATTCACCCATCGATAACGCCGAGCTGTTTTTCGGCATTCACCGCGGCTTCGCCCCGCCCCGAGTGGAAGATGCGGTTTACAACGATACCGGCGGCTCGGCGGAAGTCGGCGCGGAGATCAGTTGGAACACCGAGTTCGGCATCAGGGCCAGGCCGTTGCACGGCGTCAAAACCGAGTTGACCTATTTCCACAACGACTTCGACTCCCTAACCGTACTGGGTACGGTCGGCGGCGGTACCGTGCCGGTCGCGCAAGGCAAGGCCTTGTATGAAGGTATCGAATTGATGGCACGGGCCGACTTCGGCGATGTGTTCAACTGGACTCACAATCCTTATGCGCAGATTGCCTACATGTGGCTGCCGACCGCCGAGACCACCCAAGCCTTCCGCTGCGTGCCGTTGTCCAGCGGCGCCTATCCGGCGAGTTGCCCTGGCGGCAATGTGTTCGGCTCCGCGCCGGGCAAGCGCGCGCCCTACGCGCCGGAAAGCCTGTTGACCGCGACCTTGGGTTATTCGCATCCGACGGGTTTCGACGCCCATCTGGAAGCGGCCTTCGTCAGCGAGCAATACGCCGACTTTCTGAATCTGGACAACGGCGCCGACCATCCCAACGGTGCCGCCAGCAACGAGGCTTTGGGCGGCAGTTACGGCAAGATCAACGACTACGTGGTGGTCAACTTCGCGACCTCTTATAAAGTGCAAAAAGATTTGACCCTGTACGTGTCGATGAAAAATCTGCTCGACAATACTTACATCGTCGACCGGGTGCGCGGCATCCAGCCCGGCATGCCGCGTCTGGTTCAGGCCGGGTTCAAGTACGAGTTTTAA
- a CDS encoding HupE/UreJ family protein, translating into MAIRITASRLPLLLLALAAGRAHAHPPGLSSLDLALKPDHIEATATFALQDIEAFVPMDSDLDAEVSDAEREAAKPAIAKLLAEQLRISADGTELQSQPGQASFDGRNNAQVQMVYPAAAQRQLRLQSGFLGLLPDGHQQYLTVRDAAGKTLAEKMLGRNDDQLDLTLAAAADSAAPQAAFAAFGDFFKLGIEHILTGYDHLLFLFALLAVTHSLWPALKIITFFTIAHSITLACAGLRLVELPGSFVEPFIAATIIYVGLENIIRGDHPKGRHWLTFGFGLIHGFGFAGVLQEMNISAADSGILVPLLAFNLGIESGQIAVAALVLPLIWWLNSQVATAARFLKGGSVAVSLMGAFWLVERTML; encoded by the coding sequence ATGGCAATTCGAATTACGGCTTCCCGGCTGCCACTGTTACTGCTGGCGTTGGCCGCCGGGCGCGCCCACGCCCACCCGCCCGGACTCAGTTCGCTGGATCTGGCGCTAAAACCGGACCATATCGAGGCAACTGCCACGTTTGCGTTGCAGGATATCGAAGCCTTCGTACCGATGGACAGCGATCTGGACGCCGAAGTTAGCGACGCCGAGCGCGAAGCGGCCAAACCCGCCATCGCCAAACTGCTGGCCGAACAGTTGCGTATCAGCGCAGACGGCACCGAGCTGCAGAGCCAGCCCGGCCAGGCCAGTTTCGACGGCCGCAACAACGCTCAAGTGCAGATGGTTTATCCGGCCGCGGCGCAGCGGCAGTTACGGCTGCAATCCGGCTTTCTGGGATTGCTGCCGGACGGCCACCAGCAATATCTGACGGTGCGCGACGCCGCCGGCAAAACCCTGGCCGAAAAAATGTTGGGCCGCAACGACGACCAACTCGACCTGACGCTCGCCGCCGCCGCGGACTCGGCAGCCCCCCAAGCTGCGTTCGCGGCGTTCGGCGACTTTTTCAAGTTGGGCATCGAGCATATCCTGACCGGCTACGACCACCTGCTGTTCCTGTTCGCATTGCTGGCGGTAACGCATAGTTTGTGGCCGGCGTTGAAGATCATCACCTTCTTCACCATCGCCCACTCCATCACTTTGGCCTGCGCCGGTTTGCGGCTGGTCGAATTGCCCGGCAGTTTCGTCGAACCGTTCATCGCCGCAACGATCATCTACGTTGGCCTCGAAAACATTATCCGTGGCGACCATCCCAAGGGCCGGCATTGGCTGACCTTCGGCTTCGGTTTGATCCACGGCTTCGGCTTCGCCGGCGTGTTGCAGGAAATGAACATCTCGGCGGCCGACAGCGGGATTTTAGTGCCGCTGCTGGCGTTCAACTTAGGGATAGAAAGTGGACAGATTGCCGTCGCGGCCTTGGTCCTGCCGCTGATCTGGTGGTTGAACAGCCAGGTCGCAACCGCCGCCCGGTTTTTGAAGGGCGGCTCGGTCGCGGTCAGTTTGATGGGCGCCTTCTGGCTGGTGGAGCGAACCATGTTGTAA
- a CDS encoding DUF2490 domain-containing protein, producing the protein MSNFLPRRIAACLLLPATFAATAGPVRDDFGVWISNTYQTDFGGSPYLAFLELAPRTKTDNDQFAQIIVRPLIGYKLTNKLQLWAGYTWQGEYSEQTDFELATNDAMQQLQWVDNWSPEWNFQYRFRLEQRFFSEEDNVAHRMRHRFRLVYSIPDSKAYLIGIDELFVYFNSLDDGRLARSVQTGINQNRSYVGVGYKFTPQLNVDTGYQLQYVHNYGAPDLVNHVWFTNINVNF; encoded by the coding sequence ATGTCTAACTTTTTACCGCGCCGGATTGCAGCCTGCCTGCTGCTGCCGGCTACTTTCGCCGCCACGGCCGGCCCGGTCCGCGACGATTTCGGCGTCTGGATCAGCAACACCTACCAAACCGACTTCGGCGGCAGTCCCTATCTGGCATTTCTGGAACTGGCGCCCCGGACCAAGACCGATAACGACCAGTTCGCCCAAATCATCGTCCGGCCGCTGATCGGTTACAAGCTGACAAATAAACTGCAACTTTGGGCCGGTTACACCTGGCAAGGCGAATACAGCGAGCAGACCGACTTCGAATTGGCGACCAACGACGCGATGCAACAGTTGCAGTGGGTAGACAACTGGTCGCCGGAGTGGAATTTTCAGTACCGTTTCCGGCTGGAACAGCGCTTTTTCTCCGAGGAAGACAACGTCGCCCACCGGATGCGGCACCGTTTTCGTTTGGTGTACTCGATACCCGACAGCAAAGCCTACCTGATCGGCATCGACGAGCTATTCGTTTATTTCAATTCGCTGGACGACGGCCGTCTAGCCCGTTCGGTGCAAACCGGCATCAACCAGAACCGCAGTTATGTCGGCGTGGGTTATAAATTTACGCCGCAACTGAACGTCGACACCGGCTACCAACTGCAATACGTGCACAACTACGGCGCGCCGGATTTGGTCAACCATGTCTGGTTTACCAACATCAACGTCAATTTCTAA
- a CDS encoding MotA/TolQ/ExbB proton channel family protein, giving the protein MELTHLLETILYQISSSLYLPVLLIVTALAAYSVYASGRLLQEWLDRRQAGSRTVRLFSLDLAVTLGKKNRSEAPLDVELELLLQTHEHRQLVKLDQIRFVIKLGPALGLMGTLIPMGISLAALAQGNIPSMASSMVTAFTATVTGLGCSVIAYMVALVREQWLRADFAAMRHQAELAASRVLDVQDLAIEEDGHALSETL; this is encoded by the coding sequence GTGGAACTTACCCACTTATTAGAAACCATTCTGTACCAAATTTCGTCATCGTTATACCTGCCGGTATTGCTGATCGTCACAGCGTTGGCGGCCTATTCGGTCTACGCCAGCGGCCGATTGCTGCAGGAATGGCTGGATAGACGCCAGGCCGGTTCGCGTACCGTGCGCCTGTTCAGTCTGGATCTGGCGGTGACGCTGGGTAAAAAGAACCGTTCCGAAGCGCCGCTGGACGTGGAGCTGGAGCTGTTGCTGCAAACACACGAGCACCGGCAATTGGTCAAGCTCGACCAAATCCGTTTTGTCATCAAACTCGGTCCGGCACTGGGTCTGATGGGCACCTTGATTCCGATGGGCATTTCGCTGGCGGCTTTGGCGCAAGGCAATATTCCCAGCATGGCTAGCAGCATGGTCACCGCCTTTACCGCCACCGTGACCGGCCTGGGCTGCAGCGTGATCGCCTACATGGTGGCGTTGGTGCGCGAGCAATGGTTGCGTGCCGATTTTGCGGCGATGCGCCATCAAGCCGAACTGGCCGCGAGCCGGGTATTGGATGTGCAGGATTTGGCAATCGAGGAGGACGGCCATGCGCTATCTGAGACGCTCTAA
- the nikR gene encoding nickel-responsive transcriptional regulator NikR, which produces MERFTISLSDELAAEFDQWIAARGYSNRSEAVRDLLRKEIETKRLVRDEAIYSIATLSYVYNHHERNLAERLTSHQHDAHDLVVSSMHVHLDHDDCLESLFLRGLTARIRAFADKLSAETGVRHAALNLVPVKMAAVSHQHDHHGHSHSHMHPHS; this is translated from the coding sequence TTGGAACGTTTTACCATCTCTCTCAGCGACGAATTGGCCGCCGAGTTCGACCAATGGATCGCGGCCCGCGGCTATTCCAACCGCTCCGAAGCCGTCCGCGACCTGCTGCGCAAGGAAATCGAAACCAAGCGCCTGGTGCGCGACGAGGCCATTTACAGCATCGCCACGCTGTCCTACGTCTACAACCACCACGAACGCAACCTGGCGGAACGCCTGACCAGCCACCAGCACGATGCCCACGATCTGGTCGTATCGTCGATGCACGTCCACCTGGACCACGACGACTGCCTGGAAAGCTTGTTTCTGCGCGGCCTGACCGCACGCATTAGGGCGTTTGCCGACAAGCTGTCCGCCGAAACCGGCGTCCGTCATGCCGCGCTGAACCTGGTACCGGTCAAAATGGCCGCAGTCAGCCACCAGCACGACCACCACGGCCACAGCCATTCCCACATGCATCCGCACAGTTGA